In the genome of Pseudomonas protegens, one region contains:
- a CDS encoding GNAT family N-acetyltransferase, with the protein MSRLTGLLAKIRRKGLRGTLRVVRERFFYYHWELLTLERTLALPVPCPISPSRWPQVPITRDLLPAFDKYFKAQLPAIRGLLDKGSRGSAHLDEDGNVMMMVWVSERDYYDDQLYRCWMRLPPGCLYQFAGECAPPFRGSGVVILAQKMLWDEYRERGFKATRALVNVRNEPALKMHMRLGFQEVGESLHVHCLLRCLHWHRRRPYHQPRLQHLRRGRLAQSPAATGHDKERS; encoded by the coding sequence ATGAGTCGCTTGACCGGCCTGTTGGCCAAAATCCGCCGCAAGGGCCTGCGGGGCACCCTGCGGGTAGTGCGTGAACGCTTCTTCTATTACCACTGGGAACTGCTGACCCTGGAACGCACCCTGGCCCTGCCGGTGCCCTGCCCCATCAGCCCCAGCCGCTGGCCCCAGGTGCCTATTACCCGGGACCTGCTGCCGGCCTTCGACAAGTACTTCAAGGCCCAGTTGCCAGCCATTCGCGGCCTGCTGGACAAGGGCAGTCGCGGCAGCGCGCACCTGGATGAAGACGGCAACGTGATGATGATGGTCTGGGTCAGCGAGCGCGATTACTACGACGATCAACTGTACCGCTGCTGGATGCGCCTGCCGCCGGGCTGCCTGTATCAGTTCGCCGGTGAATGCGCGCCGCCCTTTCGCGGCTCCGGGGTGGTGATCCTGGCGCAGAAGATGCTCTGGGACGAGTACCGCGAACGGGGCTTCAAGGCCACCCGGGCCCTGGTCAATGTGCGCAACGAGCCGGCGCTGAAGATGCACATGCGCCTGGGCTTTCAGGAAGTCGGCGAATCCCTGCACGTGCACTGCCTGTTGCGCTGCCTGCACTGGCACCGCCGCCGGCCCTACCACCAGCCCCGTCTGCAGCACTTGCGCCGCGGTCGTCTGGCCCAATCCCCGGCCGCCACCGGCCATGACAAGGAGCGCTCGTGA
- a CDS encoding lipopolysaccharide biosynthesis protein: MKRGGYLWHLILSMGTRLAMIGLRLLRNVLLARLLGPADRGLFALLSTLPDLIAALTSGGLNTAVGYEAARQRPMGLLLTQVLVYGCLLASLLTLAGLCLMQTLGSHWELSLQLGDLAWLLLLAVPLSVLKSGLLTLHNADGRVEAFNALRLLESLVPLLLFVGLWWIWRDQPLSAALVSWLGGTLLVVVVGVLWLRRWHDLRLRWQTGEQGKLLRYSAQSHPGVLSQQLMLRSDYLFIGALLDPAALGWYAMASAAAELLLIIPEAVTTPLMKRLLQQGHGIEQLTALALRLTATVMLGACLGMALIGQWLIVTLFGAAYAPAYGALLALLPGLFGLCYASILRLDLLGKQRPGSLSLLLAGGALLNLLLNALLIPPLGIVGAGLASSIAYLAVSLVMLGLYCRLSGVPWYRTLLLLPGDIAHVRQWLRPKEKT; the protein is encoded by the coding sequence ATGAAGCGCGGCGGCTACCTCTGGCACCTGATCCTGAGCATGGGCACGCGGCTGGCAATGATCGGCCTGCGCCTGTTGCGCAACGTGTTGCTGGCGCGCCTGCTGGGCCCGGCGGATCGCGGCCTGTTCGCCCTGCTCAGCACCCTGCCGGACCTGATCGCGGCCCTGACCAGCGGCGGCCTCAACACCGCCGTCGGTTATGAAGCCGCGCGCCAGCGGCCCATGGGCCTGCTGCTGACCCAGGTGCTGGTCTACGGCTGCCTGCTGGCCAGCCTGCTGACCCTGGCCGGACTGTGCCTGATGCAGACCCTGGGCAGCCACTGGGAACTGAGCCTGCAACTGGGGGACCTGGCCTGGCTGTTGCTGCTGGCGGTGCCGCTGAGCGTGCTCAAGAGCGGCCTGCTGACCCTGCACAACGCCGACGGCCGGGTCGAGGCCTTCAACGCCCTGCGCCTGCTGGAATCCCTGGTGCCGCTGCTGCTGTTCGTCGGCCTGTGGTGGATCTGGCGCGACCAGCCGCTGTCGGCGGCCCTGGTCAGCTGGCTGGGCGGCACCTTGCTGGTGGTGGTGGTCGGCGTGTTATGGCTGCGGCGCTGGCATGACCTGCGCCTGCGCTGGCAGACCGGGGAGCAAGGCAAGCTGCTGCGCTACAGCGCCCAGAGCCACCCCGGGGTGCTGTCGCAACAGTTGATGCTGCGCTCGGACTACCTGTTTATCGGTGCCCTGCTGGACCCCGCCGCCCTCGGCTGGTACGCCATGGCCAGCGCCGCCGCCGAACTGCTGCTGATCATTCCCGAGGCGGTGACCACGCCGCTGATGAAGCGCCTGCTGCAGCAAGGCCACGGCATCGAGCAGCTCACCGCCCTGGCTTTGCGCCTGACCGCCACGGTGATGCTCGGCGCCTGCCTGGGCATGGCGCTGATCGGCCAGTGGCTGATCGTCACCCTGTTCGGCGCCGCCTATGCCCCGGCCTACGGCGCCCTGCTGGCCCTGCTGCCGGGGCTGTTCGGCCTGTGCTACGCGAGCATCCTGCGCCTGGACCTGCTGGGCAAGCAGCGCCCCGGCAGCCTGTCGCTGCTGCTGGCCGGCGGCGCCCTGCTCAACCTGCTGCTCAACGCGCTGCTGATCCCGCCACTTGGCATCGTCGGCGCCGGCCTGGCCTCGTCCATCGCCTACCTGGCGGTGAGCCTGGTGATGCTCGGCCTGTACTGCCGGCTCAGTGGCGTGCCCTGGTACCGCACCCTGCTTCTGCTGCCCGGAGACATTGCCCACGTGCGCCAATGGTTGCGCCCTAAGGAAAAGACCTGA
- a CDS encoding polysaccharide deacetylase family protein, with translation MNLKQSLKRLLGSAYLHSLARVRLSDAGVVLMLHRVLADGSAASLPHRAPLCVGQQHFEQLLRWLRRHFDCVPLEHLLEYPGGARPRLALTFDDGWRDNAELAYPLLERYEMPASIFLSTDFIGSRQGFWWESIGETLWRQADSAASQPLLAQLRALALTPPAALLQAGPEHARSRLLGEYLQRLKGLAPQSLQALADSCPDDHPPHSLDWAQVKRLERSGLVRFGPHGASHGILTRLDGPALRADLQRSHAALQQHCQAPLGVYCYPNGDHNPEVRAAVAELGYRYALGTRPGLIEAEGNPWLALPRIDVSQASAARPGLLAWRLLQGARA, from the coding sequence ATGAACCTCAAGCAATCCCTCAAGCGCCTGCTCGGCAGCGCTTACCTGCACAGCCTGGCCCGGGTGCGCCTGAGCGACGCCGGCGTGGTGCTGATGCTGCACCGGGTGCTGGCCGACGGCAGCGCCGCCAGCCTGCCCCATCGCGCCCCGCTGTGCGTCGGCCAGCAGCACTTCGAGCAATTGCTGCGCTGGCTGCGGCGGCACTTCGACTGCGTGCCCCTGGAGCATCTGCTGGAATACCCCGGTGGCGCGCGGCCCAGGCTGGCCCTGACCTTCGACGACGGCTGGCGCGACAATGCCGAGCTCGCCTACCCGTTGCTGGAGCGCTACGAGATGCCGGCGAGCATCTTCCTGTCCACCGACTTCATCGGCAGCCGTCAGGGCTTCTGGTGGGAGTCCATCGGCGAAACCCTGTGGCGGCAGGCCGACAGCGCCGCGTCCCAACCGCTGCTGGCGCAGTTGCGGGCACTGGCCCTGACGCCGCCCGCGGCGCTTTTGCAAGCCGGCCCCGAGCACGCCCGCAGCCGGCTGCTGGGCGAGTACCTGCAACGCCTCAAGGGGCTGGCCCCGCAGAGCCTGCAGGCCCTGGCCGACAGCTGCCCGGACGACCACCCGCCGCATAGCCTGGACTGGGCGCAGGTCAAGCGCCTGGAGCGTTCGGGGCTGGTGCGCTTCGGTCCCCATGGCGCCAGCCACGGGATTCTCACCCGCCTGGACGGCCCGGCGCTGCGCGCCGACCTGCAACGCTCCCACGCCGCCCTGCAGCAGCATTGCCAGGCGCCGCTGGGGGTGTATTGCTACCCCAACGGCGATCACAATCCCGAGGTCCGCGCGGCGGTGGCCGAGCTGGGTTATCGCTACGCCCTGGGCACTCGTCCGGGGCTGATCGAGGCCGAGGGCAATCCGTGGCTGGCCCTGCCACGCATTGATGTCAGCCAGGCCAGCGCCGCCCGCCCGGGCTTGCTGGCCTGGCGCCTGCTGCAAGGGGCCCGGGCATGA
- a CDS encoding glycosyltransferase, with product MAKTLFWLCLLLPFYAWIGYPLLLALLSLFVRPRPLQAGEPLSVSVIIAAHNEGPHIEHKLRTLLQQDYPATDLQIILASDGSSDDTVATALAVRDSRIVVLDLPRVGKAGALNTAVELARNDILVFTDADNQWSGDTLGKLLAPLADPQVGACGGHMIIPNPGHNLSLGDSLYRHYEAWLRQAENRTGCMVSADGALLALRRELFQRIPAEVNDDFFISTCAPVAGKRIVYVEEAQVLDQGVDDADKQYRRRLRVTVGGLQSLAQRRELMNPLRHGAYAIALISHKLIRRLAPVLLLPLLLSNLWLWNAGVFYSLCLLAQLLGYGAGLLGLLDRRGRLPKVFRLAGFVLVTLAGMSMGLWQFLRGRRYALWNPQQNR from the coding sequence GTGGCTAAGACCCTTTTCTGGCTGTGCCTGCTCCTGCCCTTCTATGCCTGGATCGGTTACCCGCTGCTGCTGGCCCTGCTCAGCCTGTTCGTGCGTCCGCGCCCGCTGCAGGCGGGTGAGCCGCTGTCGGTCAGCGTGATCATCGCCGCCCACAACGAAGGCCCGCACATCGAACACAAGCTGCGCACCCTGCTGCAACAGGATTACCCGGCCACGGACCTGCAGATCATCCTCGCCAGCGACGGCTCCAGCGACGACACCGTGGCCACCGCCCTGGCCGTGCGCGACTCGCGGATCGTGGTCCTGGACCTGCCCCGGGTGGGCAAGGCCGGGGCCCTGAACACCGCGGTGGAGCTAGCGCGCAACGACATCCTGGTGTTCACCGACGCCGACAACCAATGGTCCGGCGACACCCTGGGCAAGCTGCTGGCGCCCCTGGCCGACCCGCAAGTGGGCGCCTGCGGCGGGCACATGATCATCCCCAACCCGGGGCACAACCTGAGCCTGGGCGACAGCCTGTACCGGCATTACGAAGCCTGGTTGCGCCAGGCCGAGAACCGCACCGGCTGCATGGTGTCCGCCGACGGCGCGCTGCTGGCCCTGCGCCGCGAGCTGTTCCAGCGCATTCCCGCCGAGGTCAACGACGACTTCTTCATCAGCACCTGCGCCCCGGTGGCGGGCAAGCGCATCGTCTATGTCGAAGAGGCCCAGGTCCTGGACCAGGGCGTGGACGACGCCGACAAGCAGTATCGCCGGCGCCTGCGGGTCACGGTCGGCGGCCTGCAGAGCCTGGCCCAGCGCCGCGAGCTGATGAACCCGCTGCGCCACGGCGCCTACGCCATCGCCCTGATCAGCCACAAGCTGATCCGCCGCCTGGCCCCGGTGCTGTTGCTGCCCTTGCTGCTGAGCAACCTGTGGCTGTGGAACGCCGGGGTCTTCTACAGCCTGTGCCTGCTGGCCCAGTTGCTGGGTTACGGCGCCGGGCTGCTGGGCCTGCTGGACCGGCGCGGGCGCCTGCCCAAGGTGTTTCGTCTCGCCGGCTTCGTGCTGGTGACCCTGGCCGGCATGAGCATGGGCCTCTGGCAGTTTCTCCGCGGGCGGCGCTACGCCCTGTGGAACCCACAACAGAATCGCTGA
- a CDS encoding glycosyltransferase has translation MQRISVIVPMYNEARHITRTLDSVILAARVAAIDYELIVVDNGSTDQGPQRARELGARVLLCPGIGIGALRNRGAAVATGDCLAFVDADIEVPGNWLQLWQQVLAEQRAEVFALDCAAPRCAPWFARAWQRRSLAGGRQARQRQWLPSANLCLQRAWFERVGGFDERLRTGEDKDFGLRLHAAGARQISLPEPQVLHWGFEGSWGEWAGKERWRQGSHGQLLKAAGLNVRLLRFPLLCLACALLSAAALLALVAGRPGAAALCLLLGALAPLLLALRQGWRQRDPLFVLQLWLLHGVRLHLGAVVLVQGLFNRTAVRPDRG, from the coding sequence ATGCAAAGGATCAGCGTGATCGTGCCCATGTACAACGAGGCCCGTCACATCACCCGCACCCTGGACAGCGTGATCCTCGCGGCCCGGGTCGCGGCCATCGACTACGAGTTGATCGTGGTCGACAACGGCTCCACCGACCAGGGGCCGCAACGCGCCCGCGAGCTGGGGGCGCGGGTGCTGCTGTGCCCGGGGATCGGCATCGGCGCCCTGCGCAATCGCGGCGCCGCGGTGGCCACCGGCGATTGCCTGGCGTTCGTCGACGCCGACATCGAGGTGCCCGGCAACTGGCTGCAACTCTGGCAGCAGGTCCTGGCCGAGCAGCGGGCCGAGGTCTTTGCCCTGGATTGCGCCGCGCCGCGCTGCGCGCCCTGGTTCGCCCGGGCCTGGCAACGACGCAGCCTGGCCGGCGGCCGTCAGGCCCGGCAACGGCAATGGTTGCCCAGCGCCAACCTGTGCCTGCAGCGGGCCTGGTTCGAGCGGGTCGGCGGTTTCGACGAGCGCTTGCGCACCGGCGAAGACAAGGATTTCGGCCTGCGCCTGCACGCCGCCGGCGCCCGTCAGATCAGCCTGCCCGAGCCCCAGGTGCTGCACTGGGGCTTTGAAGGCAGCTGGGGCGAATGGGCCGGCAAGGAACGCTGGCGCCAGGGCAGCCACGGGCAGTTGCTCAAGGCAGCGGGACTGAATGTGCGCCTGTTGCGCTTCCCCTTGCTGTGCCTGGCCTGCGCCCTGCTCAGCGCGGCGGCGCTGCTGGCCCTGGTCGCGGGCCGGCCGGGGGCGGCCGCCCTGTGTCTGTTGCTGGGCGCCCTGGCGCCGCTGCTGCTGGCCCTGCGTCAGGGCTGGCGCCAACGCGATCCGCTGTTCGTCCTGCAACTCTGGCTGCTGCACGGGGTGCGCCTGCACCTGGGTGCCGTGGTCCTGGTGCAGGGTCTGTTCAACCGTACTGCCGTGAGACCTGACCGTGGCTAA